In Rhizobium sp. WYJ-E13, the following are encoded in one genomic region:
- a CDS encoding zinc-binding dehydrogenase — MLVKLQASRNACYSLNGEMEGRRMKAMVLREFGPPDNLAMEEVERPEPRPGWVVIAVAAVSVNRTLDLAVRAGRYPRPIALPHVLGVDPAGVIVAVGDGVGSRKVGDRVVTYPILKPAAGSQGPTLLGVQSWGGYAQFVTVPEEATHLVPGNLGLAEAVVIARHAPMAFHLLADKAQLDEGQTVLVMGASGGLGSAGVQVAKLLGASVIAGAGSNARVTSAVKSGADFGVNYREDDLEVEVMKLTNGRGVDVVFENVSDPVLFPKALACLARGGRLVTAGSHGGGVVPLDVSRLYMRQLTVIGSTGQRPIDTERSLAAAAEGRIKADIALMLPLEAAAEAHQLLETGEVTGKIVLVVDAEQLPAVR, encoded by the coding sequence TTGCTGGTTAAATTGCAGGCATCGCGTAATGCCTGCTACAGCCTGAACGGTGAAATGGAGGGACGCCGCATGAAAGCGATGGTGCTTAGGGAGTTCGGTCCACCTGATAATCTTGCAATGGAGGAGGTGGAGCGCCCGGAGCCCCGGCCGGGCTGGGTGGTGATTGCCGTCGCCGCAGTGTCTGTCAACCGCACATTGGATCTGGCTGTGAGGGCAGGGAGATATCCTCGCCCGATCGCGCTGCCGCACGTGCTTGGCGTCGACCCGGCTGGCGTGATAGTCGCGGTCGGTGATGGTGTCGGGTCAAGGAAGGTTGGAGATCGTGTTGTTACCTATCCGATCTTGAAGCCTGCCGCCGGGTCGCAAGGGCCAACATTGCTTGGCGTTCAGTCGTGGGGAGGGTATGCGCAATTTGTGACAGTGCCCGAAGAGGCGACCCACCTCGTTCCCGGCAATCTCGGATTGGCGGAGGCGGTTGTCATTGCGCGCCACGCTCCCATGGCATTCCACCTGCTGGCGGACAAGGCGCAACTTGACGAGGGACAGACGGTTCTTGTGATGGGTGCCTCAGGCGGACTGGGATCAGCTGGCGTACAGGTTGCCAAGCTACTGGGAGCAAGCGTCATTGCAGGAGCCGGCAGCAACGCCCGGGTGACGTCTGCAGTGAAAAGTGGCGCTGATTTCGGCGTCAACTACAGGGAAGACGACCTCGAGGTCGAAGTTATGAAACTGACCAATGGACGCGGCGTCGACGTCGTCTTCGAAAACGTGTCCGATCCCGTGCTTTTCCCAAAGGCACTTGCTTGCCTGGCTAGGGGCGGCCGGCTTGTAACTGCCGGATCACACGGCGGCGGCGTGGTTCCCCTTGATGTAAGCCGGCTTTATATGCGCCAGTTAACGGTGATCGGATCCACCGGTCAAAGGCCTATCGATACCGAACGTAGCCTTGCTGCAGCGGCAGAGGGGCGAATCAAGGCTGATATCGCCTTGATGTTGCCCCTGGAAGCGGCCGCCGAGGCCCATCAACTGCTGGAAACCGGGGAAGTGACCGGCAAAATTGTTCTGGTAGTAGACGCCGAGCAATTGCCAGCAGTTCGTTGA
- a CDS encoding SDR family NAD(P)-dependent oxidoreductase → MEGLLDGKVALISGTGGGQGRAAALAFAREGARVVGCDVDEEAANETVRLVEEQGGQMISLQPLDLADPTDAGRWVDSAVRAFGGIDILYNNAGALHARGPFEDSTLEQWDRTIRDELTIVYVACRAAWTHLVSRGGGVILNTASVSGHVELFPLRSAAHGAAKAGVIGLTRMLAAEGAEHGIRALSLSPGVTRTPATQRFWSGTNEQRALGAAMIAKVPSGRAGEPEEVAEAAVFLASERASYINATDLLIDGGLRGISFTVME, encoded by the coding sequence ATGGAGGGGCTTCTTGACGGCAAGGTGGCGCTGATCTCGGGGACCGGAGGCGGCCAGGGGAGAGCGGCAGCTTTGGCGTTCGCCCGGGAGGGCGCGCGCGTTGTTGGCTGCGACGTGGATGAGGAAGCCGCAAACGAGACGGTGCGCCTCGTCGAGGAGCAAGGGGGGCAGATGATATCGCTGCAGCCGCTCGACCTAGCAGACCCAACCGATGCCGGACGCTGGGTCGATTCGGCAGTTAGGGCATTTGGTGGCATCGATATTCTTTACAACAATGCCGGTGCCCTCCATGCGCGCGGGCCGTTCGAGGACTCGACCCTGGAACAATGGGACCGTACTATCCGAGATGAATTGACCATTGTCTACGTGGCATGCCGCGCAGCCTGGACGCATCTGGTAAGTCGGGGCGGTGGTGTCATTTTGAATACCGCGTCTGTGTCGGGACACGTCGAGCTTTTTCCGCTGCGAAGTGCCGCCCACGGTGCAGCCAAGGCAGGCGTAATAGGGCTGACAAGGATGCTGGCGGCCGAAGGTGCCGAGCATGGTATCCGCGCACTCAGTCTCAGTCCAGGCGTTACACGGACACCTGCAACTCAGCGGTTTTGGTCGGGAACCAACGAGCAGCGGGCGCTTGGAGCGGCTATGATCGCCAAGGTCCCGAGCGGCAGGGCGGGCGAGCCGGAAGAGGTAGCCGAGGCTGCAGTGTTTTTGGCCTCTGAGCGTGCCAGCTATATCAACGCGACAGATCTGCTGATCGATGGCGGGCTTCGCGGCATTTCGTTCACGGTCATGGAGTAG
- a CDS encoding fumarylacetoacetate hydrolase family protein, with protein MTSVVLFDIPAPPTIAVQGTLTRFPVNRIFCVGRNYAEHAKEMGVEVDRETPFYFLKSPHAIVESGATVAYPPGTANYHYEMEFVVAVGQPGFKIDAAKALDHVYGYATGLDMTRRDLQLEARAKGRPWDLGKDFEQSAVISRIVRKEEFGEIGQQRIWLEVGGKTQQDARLSDLVWKVPELISHLSQFYHLSPGDLIFTGTPAGVGAVVAGNGMRGAVDGLPEVLLTIGQPS; from the coding sequence ATGACTTCAGTCGTACTCTTCGACATTCCTGCGCCACCAACCATCGCCGTTCAAGGAACGCTTACGCGCTTTCCCGTGAACCGGATTTTCTGTGTCGGGAGGAACTATGCAGAGCATGCCAAGGAAATGGGCGTCGAGGTTGACAGAGAGACACCGTTTTATTTTTTAAAATCGCCGCACGCTATTGTCGAAAGCGGCGCCACGGTTGCCTATCCACCCGGCACCGCAAATTATCACTACGAGATGGAGTTCGTCGTCGCCGTCGGCCAGCCTGGCTTCAAGATCGACGCTGCAAAAGCACTCGACCATGTTTACGGCTACGCTACCGGTCTCGACATGACGCGACGGGATCTCCAACTTGAAGCCCGTGCTAAGGGCAGGCCTTGGGATTTGGGGAAGGATTTCGAGCAATCCGCCGTCATCTCCAGGATTGTCAGGAAAGAAGAGTTTGGTGAAATTGGTCAACAAAGGATCTGGCTCGAAGTGGGCGGCAAAACCCAACAGGACGCACGCTTGTCGGACCTTGTCTGGAAAGTTCCAGAACTGATCAGCCACCTGTCGCAATTCTATCACTTATCGCCAGGCGACCTCATTTTTACAGGCACGCCAGCGGGCGTCGGCGCTGTCGTGGCGGGCAATGGAATGCGCGGCGCAGTCGATGGCCTCCCCGAAGTGCTCCTGACCATCGGACAGCCATCGTGA
- a CDS encoding amidohydrolase family protein has translation MRYIDAFNHFFPHALWERVQKLDGAGKDIGRRMQGIPCIYDLDTRFKVMDEFADYQQVLSLGMPPLEAMGSGAVSSELARIGNDGQAELVERHPDRFAGFVASLAMNAPEEAAREAERAFTELGANGLQIHTNINGAPLDDDRFFPIFEMAAKHGKPVLLHPSRTASMTDYATEDKSKYEIWWTFGWPYETSAAMARLVFSGMMDKLPDLKILAHHMGAMVPYFEGRVGPGWDQLGKRTTDEDLSLVLKRLKRRPLDYFKDFYADTAVFGSRPATLCGLDFYGSDRVLFASDSPFDPEKGPGYIRDTLEVLGSLDLAKQDMEKICYRNAEKLFGLNPAD, from the coding sequence GTGAGATACATAGACGCATTCAACCATTTCTTCCCTCACGCGCTCTGGGAGCGCGTCCAGAAACTGGACGGCGCCGGCAAGGATATCGGCCGGCGCATGCAGGGTATTCCGTGCATTTACGATCTCGATACCCGTTTTAAGGTCATGGACGAGTTCGCCGATTACCAACAAGTTCTGTCGCTCGGCATGCCACCGCTCGAGGCGATGGGCAGCGGCGCCGTTTCGAGCGAGCTCGCGCGTATCGGCAATGACGGCCAGGCAGAGCTTGTCGAGAGACATCCAGACCGATTTGCGGGCTTCGTCGCGTCTCTTGCGATGAACGCACCCGAAGAAGCGGCACGTGAGGCTGAGCGTGCCTTTACCGAGCTCGGTGCAAACGGTCTCCAGATCCATACGAACATCAATGGTGCGCCACTCGACGATGACCGGTTTTTTCCGATATTCGAAATGGCTGCCAAGCACGGCAAGCCGGTGCTGCTTCATCCGTCCAGGACAGCCTCAATGACGGATTATGCCACGGAAGATAAGTCAAAATACGAGATCTGGTGGACTTTCGGCTGGCCTTACGAAACAAGCGCTGCAATGGCTCGATTAGTATTTTCGGGTATGATGGACAAGCTCCCCGATCTGAAGATACTTGCCCATCACATGGGTGCGATGGTCCCATACTTTGAAGGTCGCGTAGGCCCTGGTTGGGACCAACTGGGCAAACGCACGACGGACGAAGACCTGTCCCTCGTCCTCAAGCGACTGAAACGTCGGCCGCTCGACTACTTCAAGGACTTCTATGCCGACACAGCCGTTTTCGGGTCTAGGCCTGCAACCCTTTGCGGCTTGGATTTTTATGGAAGCGATCGGGTGCTATTCGCGTCCGATTCCCCCTTTGATCCCGAAAAGGGACCTGGATATATACGCGACACGCTTGAGGTTCTCGGTTCGCTCGACCTTGCAAAACAGGACATGGAAAAAATCTGCTACCGCAATGCGGAAAAACTATTTGGCTTGAATCCAGCAGACTGA
- a CDS encoding ABC transporter substrate-binding protein, producing MRVLKQFAVAAVLFGFAAGGVKADTVKVGVIGQFSGPYAQAGKQLRESIEVYVAQHGAKAGSHDIEFVYKDIGGSNPALAKSLAEQLIVKDRVSILTGFYLSPEATAVASVINETKTPSVLSVSSAPQLMRMSPYFVRAGENIWQPAYAQADFASESGKRKAYIAVADYAPGHEVQEAFTRRFTEKGGSIVGEDRIPLNTVDFAAFAERIANAAPDVIITFLPNGAPSVGFFNALAAHGLTKSTMIIGIAETDDPDLHLYGPDIAGVYSAIFYAASLKNPENEAFTKVVTEKFGADYRVGNNNISPYDGIHLIYRMVEAQTDGPFNPDTAMAAVKGFAWNSPSGPKRIDPQTREMNHNMYIRQVQNVNGRLQNVVVKTYEMVGNPWAEAHPQ from the coding sequence ATGCGGGTACTCAAGCAATTCGCCGTTGCCGCCGTGCTGTTCGGTTTTGCTGCTGGTGGCGTCAAAGCGGATACTGTCAAGGTCGGTGTGATTGGACAGTTTTCCGGTCCCTACGCGCAGGCTGGCAAGCAACTTCGGGAATCGATCGAGGTCTATGTCGCCCAGCATGGGGCAAAAGCAGGATCGCACGATATTGAATTCGTCTATAAGGATATAGGAGGGTCTAATCCGGCGCTGGCGAAAAGCCTTGCCGAACAGCTGATCGTGAAGGACCGTGTATCGATCCTCACCGGTTTTTACCTATCTCCTGAAGCGACAGCTGTTGCATCGGTAATTAACGAAACCAAAACGCCATCTGTTCTCAGCGTGTCCTCGGCGCCGCAATTGATGCGAATGTCTCCGTACTTCGTGCGTGCAGGCGAAAACATCTGGCAACCGGCCTATGCACAGGCAGATTTCGCGAGCGAAAGCGGCAAGAGGAAGGCTTATATTGCGGTCGCAGACTACGCTCCCGGACATGAAGTCCAGGAAGCGTTCACGCGGCGCTTTACGGAGAAAGGCGGCTCGATCGTAGGCGAGGATAGGATACCGCTGAACACTGTTGATTTTGCAGCCTTTGCGGAGCGGATCGCCAACGCTGCACCGGACGTCATTATCACCTTTCTTCCGAACGGCGCACCATCGGTCGGCTTCTTCAACGCATTGGCTGCACATGGTCTGACAAAGTCAACGATGATAATTGGCATCGCTGAGACCGACGATCCTGATCTCCACCTTTACGGGCCAGATATCGCAGGTGTCTATTCCGCGATCTTTTATGCGGCCTCCCTCAAGAATCCTGAAAATGAGGCCTTCACGAAAGTCGTTACCGAGAAGTTTGGCGCCGACTACCGCGTTGGAAACAACAACATATCTCCTTATGACGGCATCCACCTGATCTACCGTATGGTCGAAGCGCAAACGGACGGGCCCTTCAACCCTGACACGGCAATGGCAGCGGTCAAGGGCTTTGCTTGGAACAGCCCGAGTGGTCCCAAGCGCATCGATCCACAGACCCGTGAGATGAATCACAACATGTACATCCGCCAGGTTCAGAATGTGAACGGAAGACTTCAGAACGTGGTGGTCAAGACGTATGAAATGGTGGGAAATCCTTGGGCCGAAGCCCACCCGCAATAA
- a CDS encoding CE1758 family FMN-dependent luciferase-like monooxygenase, giving the protein MQVGIFSVGEISADPTNATRPTEHDKLQSMVTMAVHADQAGLDVFAIGEHHNPPFVPSSPTTILGYMAALTKRITLSTSTTLITTNDPVKIAEDFGTLHQLSSGRVDLMLGRGNTAAVYPWFGKNIEDSVELTIENYGLLHKLWREENVDWDGKHRAPLRRFTSTPRPFQGKPPFVWHGSVSNPDVAEIAAYYGDGFFTNNLFGPVSHFGKLVNLYRERFAHYGHGKPQDAIVGAGGQIFMRANSQDALREYRPFFANSRIYRGAGSVENVMENTSLTVGSPQQVIDKTLAFREHFGNYDRQLFTLEMGGVPLKTVLEQIDLLAERVAPVLRKEVASGG; this is encoded by the coding sequence ATGCAAGTAGGAATTTTCAGCGTTGGCGAAATATCGGCCGACCCAACAAACGCAACGCGGCCAACGGAACATGATAAGCTACAGTCGATGGTCACGATGGCAGTCCACGCAGATCAAGCAGGTCTCGATGTGTTCGCGATCGGCGAACATCACAACCCGCCATTTGTGCCAAGCTCCCCAACCACGATACTCGGCTATATGGCCGCGTTGACCAAACGCATCACGTTGTCGACGTCAACGACGCTGATCACCACCAACGATCCCGTCAAGATCGCGGAGGATTTCGGCACCCTCCACCAACTTTCCTCAGGGCGGGTCGATCTGATGCTGGGCCGCGGAAACACCGCTGCCGTGTACCCTTGGTTTGGCAAGAACATTGAGGATTCCGTTGAATTGACAATCGAGAACTACGGTCTGCTCCACAAGCTGTGGCGGGAGGAGAACGTGGACTGGGACGGCAAGCACCGGGCACCCTTGCGTCGTTTTACGTCAACGCCTCGGCCCTTCCAGGGCAAGCCTCCCTTCGTATGGCATGGTTCGGTCTCCAACCCTGATGTGGCAGAAATTGCGGCTTATTATGGAGATGGATTCTTCACAAACAACTTGTTTGGGCCGGTTAGCCACTTTGGGAAGCTGGTCAATCTTTATCGCGAGCGTTTCGCTCACTATGGGCACGGCAAGCCACAAGATGCGATTGTCGGTGCTGGCGGCCAGATATTCATGCGCGCAAACTCGCAGGATGCGTTGCGCGAATACCGTCCGTTTTTCGCAAACTCAAGAATTTATCGCGGCGCAGGTTCTGTTGAGAATGTTATGGAAAATACGTCGCTCACTGTTGGCAGTCCCCAGCAGGTCATCGACAAGACGCTGGCTTTTCGGGAACATTTCGGAAATTACGATCGGCAGCTCTTCACGCTAGAAATGGGCGGCGTTCCGCTAAAGACCGTTCTTGAACAAATCGATCTACTTGCTGAAAGGGTAGCACCCGTCCTGCGTAAAGAGGTTGCTAGCGGCGGATGA
- a CDS encoding cupin domain-containing protein, with translation MTTHAHLQAITPDEEAALQTLYDDFKSEHLMPLWTQIDDLMPKHPSPKAVAHVWKWSKLYPLAKRSGDLVPVGRGGERRAIGLGNPGLGGRAYISPTLWAAIQYLGPKETAPEHRHSQNAFRFVVEGEGVWTVVNGDPVRMSRGDLLLTPGWNFHGHHNETDMPMAWIDGLDIPFSYHNDVGFFEFGSERVTDYATPRFSRSERLWAHPGLRPLSGLQEAVSSPIAAYRWEHTDRALAEQLLLEDEGQPATVEQGHAAIRYINPTNGGDVMPTIRAEFHRLRPGTATPSRREVGSSVFQVFEGAGAVLLDGREYPLDVGDLFVVPSWVSWSLQAESQFDLFRFSDAPIMERLGFARTHVDNALR, from the coding sequence ATGACGACACACGCTCATCTGCAGGCAATAACACCCGACGAAGAGGCTGCTCTGCAAACGCTCTATGACGATTTCAAGAGCGAGCATTTGATGCCGTTGTGGACGCAGATAGACGACCTTATGCCGAAACATCCTTCGCCCAAGGCAGTCGCCCATGTCTGGAAATGGTCCAAGCTGTATCCCCTGGCCAAGCGATCGGGCGATCTGGTGCCGGTGGGACGTGGCGGCGAGCGACGTGCTATCGGACTTGGCAATCCCGGCCTCGGCGGTCGAGCCTATATCAGCCCAACACTATGGGCTGCCATCCAGTATCTCGGCCCAAAGGAAACGGCACCAGAGCACAGGCACTCGCAAAACGCCTTCCGCTTTGTCGTCGAGGGCGAGGGAGTATGGACTGTCGTCAACGGCGACCCCGTTCGCATGAGCCGTGGCGATCTACTTCTAACGCCAGGATGGAACTTTCACGGCCACCATAACGAAACCGACATGCCCATGGCCTGGATCGACGGTCTGGATATCCCATTCTCCTACCACAATGACGTTGGCTTTTTCGAATTCGGCTCGGAGCGTGTAACCGATTATGCGACCCCGCGTTTTTCGCGATCCGAACGTCTTTGGGCCCATCCCGGCCTGCGTCCGTTGTCGGGACTTCAAGAGGCTGTTAGTTCGCCGATCGCAGCTTACCGGTGGGAGCACACCGACCGCGCGCTTGCCGAACAACTTCTTCTTGAGGATGAGGGGCAGCCTGCGACAGTGGAACAAGGCCATGCGGCAATTCGATATATAAACCCGACCAATGGTGGAGACGTCATGCCGACCATTCGAGCTGAATTCCATCGTTTGCGCCCGGGAACGGCCACGCCTTCTCGCCGCGAAGTCGGCTCAAGCGTATTTCAGGTGTTTGAGGGGGCAGGCGCCGTTCTGCTGGATGGCCGCGAGTACCCTCTCGACGTCGGCGATCTGTTCGTGGTCCCGTCCTGGGTCTCCTGGTCACTGCAAGCTGAAAGCCAGTTCGATCTGTTCCGGTTCTCAGACGCCCCGATCATGGAACGTTTGGGGTTTGCCAGGACCCACGTCGACAATGCTCTTCGCTGA
- a CDS encoding NAD(P)/FAD-dependent oxidoreductase, which translates to MDHPLKQSQTGRLRVVVIGAGFGGIAVGRSLRRLPVDLTIVDRRNFHLFQPLLYQVATAALSPGDISWPIRSIFSRQENARVVMMNVSSVDTRARTISDGVEALGYDILVLATGATHAYFGHEDWEKFAPGLKTVDDARAIREHILYALEMAERTNNPDERHKFMSVVIVGGGATGVEMAGAVAELAHRTLVGQFRNIDTREIRIVLMEAGPRLLPAFPCELSDKAETSLTRMGIEVRTRTPVVDCHANGVSVAGENKPRLRRSTEARK; encoded by the coding sequence ATGGACCACCCCTTGAAGCAATCCCAAACCGGACGCTTGCGCGTCGTCGTCATCGGCGCCGGCTTTGGTGGTATTGCGGTGGGCCGATCGCTGCGGAGACTGCCCGTTGACCTTACCATTGTCGACCGCCGCAACTTCCATCTTTTCCAACCGCTGCTTTACCAGGTTGCCACCGCCGCACTTTCGCCGGGTGACATCTCATGGCCGATAAGAAGCATCTTTTCCCGACAGGAGAACGCTCGTGTGGTGATGATGAACGTCAGCTCGGTTGATACGCGGGCGAGGACGATATCGGACGGAGTTGAGGCTCTGGGCTACGATATCTTAGTTCTCGCGACCGGCGCCACCCACGCCTATTTTGGTCATGAGGATTGGGAAAAATTTGCTCCGGGGCTGAAAACGGTCGACGATGCTCGGGCAATTCGAGAGCACATCCTATACGCACTGGAGATGGCCGAAAGAACCAACAATCCTGACGAGCGCCACAAATTCATGTCTGTGGTGATCGTTGGCGGTGGCGCGACTGGAGTAGAGATGGCTGGAGCCGTTGCAGAACTGGCGCACCGAACGCTGGTCGGGCAATTTCGGAACATCGATACTCGTGAGATTCGTATAGTTCTTATGGAGGCAGGGCCGCGCTTGCTGCCTGCTTTCCCCTGCGAGTTATCCGATAAAGCGGAAACCTCACTGACAAGGATGGGCATAGAAGTCCGCACGCGAACACCGGTCGTCGATTGCCACGCGAACGGCGTCTCAGTCGCAGGCGAAAACAAACCCCGACTTCGTCGATCGACTGAGGCGCGGAAGTAG
- a CDS encoding maleylpyruvate isomerase family mycothiol-dependent enzyme, whose product MDYYNATVQALRERQGKGARYDSPAAPAEELAMARLGTAYFARVLNAIPDEDLDQSSLISGWSRRHVVAYVAYQARALALSVDSVHDGAAPVSFDDRAMIDLVEQGSTLPARALRNLVNHAEVHLNVGWRDLSAPAWDNVIRWEGASTGLRQTPWIRARAVWIHAVDLASQGSFLDFPPPLLTAMIEDLQETAGIGQLSISRHSPSTWTVTGNEKRLLASGAPADILRWLSGRGARRLQQAAPQLPAFDPRRWPSLPGSNRQAPL is encoded by the coding sequence ATGGACTATTACAATGCGACGGTGCAAGCGCTGAGAGAGCGGCAGGGAAAGGGCGCACGATATGATTCCCCTGCCGCTCCGGCCGAGGAGTTGGCCATGGCCCGGCTGGGCACGGCCTATTTCGCACGTGTGCTCAACGCGATCCCGGACGAGGATCTGGACCAAAGCTCCCTGATCTCAGGATGGAGTCGCCGTCACGTCGTAGCCTATGTAGCCTACCAGGCGCGCGCGCTCGCCCTTTCAGTTGACAGCGTGCATGATGGCGCTGCGCCCGTGTCTTTCGACGACCGCGCGATGATCGACCTTGTGGAACAGGGTTCGACCCTGCCTGCTCGGGCGCTTCGCAATCTCGTCAACCACGCCGAGGTCCACCTGAATGTCGGGTGGCGCGATCTCTCTGCCCCGGCGTGGGACAACGTCATCCGTTGGGAAGGCGCATCAACAGGGCTTCGGCAGACGCCGTGGATCAGGGCTCGCGCGGTCTGGATTCACGCTGTCGATCTTGCCAGCCAGGGTTCTTTCCTTGACTTTCCGCCACCCTTATTGACAGCGATGATCGAAGATCTGCAAGAAACAGCAGGTATAGGTCAGTTGTCGATCAGCAGGCACAGTCCTTCGACATGGACAGTAACGGGCAACGAAAAGCGGTTACTGGCCTCAGGCGCGCCCGCAGACATTCTACGTTGGCTGAGCGGGCGCGGAGCAAGAAGGCTGCAGCAAGCCGCCCCACAACTCCCGGCATTTGACCCGAGGCGATGGCCGTCCCTGCCCGGGAGCAATCGTCAGGCACCATTGTGA
- a CDS encoding tautomerase family protein produces the protein MPFISVQHLAGAFTSEQQRALIADITEAFVRQGGEGIRPAVHMTITEIASGLWATGGTPLTIEEVRARRKARAASTKECA, from the coding sequence ATGCCATTCATCAGCGTTCAACATTTGGCAGGTGCCTTTACCAGCGAGCAGCAGCGGGCACTAATCGCCGACATTACAGAGGCATTCGTGCGTCAGGGCGGCGAGGGGATCAGGCCTGCCGTACACATGACCATCACTGAAATCGCAAGTGGCCTTTGGGCGACGGGCGGAACGCCATTGACCATAGAGGAGGTCAGGGCCAGGCGGAAAGCGCGAGCCGCGTCCACCAAGGAATGCGCATGA
- the maiA gene encoding maleylacetoacetate isomerase, whose protein sequence is MKFYGYFRSSSAYRCRIAFNLKGVQTDFASVHLRREGGQQKHPDYRSINPQALVPAVKDGDFVLTQSLAIIEWLDEIHPHPPLLPSNVDERAWVRAFAQSIACDIHPLQNLRVLDYLKTELGQDQHAADLWCRRWIGDGLKACEALLERRPFKGPFANGDRPGLADICLIPQLFSADRFGVEISELKHLNAVRAACEELEAFAAAHPSRQPDSEA, encoded by the coding sequence ATCAAGTTTTATGGCTATTTCCGGAGCTCGTCGGCTTATCGCTGCCGGATCGCTTTCAATCTAAAAGGCGTCCAAACGGATTTTGCGTCCGTCCACCTACGTCGGGAGGGAGGGCAGCAAAAGCACCCTGACTACCGCTCCATTAACCCGCAGGCGCTTGTGCCGGCTGTCAAGGATGGAGATTTTGTTCTGACGCAGTCCCTGGCAATCATCGAATGGCTGGACGAAATCCACCCTCATCCTCCGCTCCTGCCATCGAATGTTGACGAGCGCGCCTGGGTGCGCGCCTTTGCACAATCGATCGCATGCGACATCCATCCGCTGCAGAACCTGCGTGTTCTGGATTATCTTAAAACAGAGCTCGGCCAAGACCAACACGCCGCAGACCTTTGGTGCCGACGTTGGATTGGTGATGGCCTAAAAGCCTGCGAAGCGCTGCTCGAGCGTCGGCCGTTCAAAGGCCCGTTTGCCAACGGCGACAGACCGGGTCTGGCAGACATCTGCTTGATACCGCAGTTGTTTTCGGCCGACCGGTTTGGGGTCGAGATTTCGGAACTGAAACACCTAAACGCAGTACGTGCTGCTTGCGAGGAGCTCGAAGCATTTGCGGCGGCGCATCCTTCAAGACAGCCTGACAGCGAAGCGTGA